A genomic window from Rosettibacter firmus includes:
- a CDS encoding tetratricopeptide repeat protein: MKYLSCLVIILFFIGCSSNITKESVSDSKSVIDYEKLAIDKFISGSIQETKGNFQEAINEYLKALSFVQKPGIYYALAKNYYRLNKLSQALQYAKNAVTLEPENKEYLYLLASIYKASHLEDSSIAAYEKILSLDSTDINAYFQLAQLYENKRPNQSLSMYKKLIEKIGPEWNVLLNLIDLNERLGNIEETIQTLEELVNLNPSDLQLQKLLIDAYIKTKKYDKALAVCEESLVSFPDDIGLLELKGNIFIQQDKWKEAASVYKNIFENKESDFSIKFRIASLFLMASERDSLNLFIAKDLFQKLNQDTTDWQVNASLGEIELKLKNDSIATEYFKKAVQLAEWNSQLWARLGGVLFDRKKYSELVDYLKDAVEKFPNDFPINLLYALSLSQLNEHQKAITYFERAIRINPDDITSLIAYGYTLNQLKEENKALEILNKALLLDPKNIDAIGMAALIYDSQKNFEKSDSLYNQALIIDSTNSLILNNYAYSLAERGIRLDDALKMSQKAVQKEPENASYLDTIGWVYYQLGDYMTAKKYIEESLKHDSKSATVTDHLGDIYYKLGDKENAKKYWQKALELEPTNEKIKLKLEKGEL, encoded by the coding sequence ATGAAATATCTGAGTTGCTTGGTTATTATATTGTTTTTCATTGGTTGTTCTTCTAATATAACAAAAGAAAGTGTTTCTGATAGTAAAAGTGTAATTGATTATGAAAAGTTAGCTATAGATAAATTTATAAGTGGGTCAATTCAGGAGACGAAAGGAAATTTTCAGGAAGCAATAAATGAATATTTAAAAGCATTGAGTTTCGTTCAAAAACCGGGCATTTATTATGCTCTTGCTAAAAATTATTATAGATTAAACAAATTATCGCAAGCTCTTCAATATGCAAAAAATGCAGTAACGCTTGAACCAGAAAACAAAGAATACTTGTATTTACTTGCTTCAATTTATAAAGCTTCGCATCTCGAAGATTCATCGATTGCTGCTTACGAAAAAATTTTATCATTAGATTCAACTGATATCAATGCATATTTTCAGCTTGCTCAGTTGTATGAAAATAAACGTCCTAATCAATCGTTATCTATGTATAAAAAGTTGATAGAAAAAATTGGTCCAGAATGGAATGTGTTGTTAAATTTGATTGATTTAAATGAAAGATTGGGAAATATAGAAGAGACGATTCAGACACTGGAAGAATTAGTAAATTTAAATCCATCTGATCTGCAACTTCAGAAGTTATTAATTGATGCTTACATTAAAACAAAAAAGTACGATAAAGCCCTTGCTGTTTGCGAAGAATCGTTAGTTAGTTTTCCTGATGATATTGGTTTACTTGAATTAAAAGGAAATATATTTATTCAACAGGATAAATGGAAAGAAGCAGCCTCGGTATATAAAAATATTTTTGAAAATAAAGAAAGTGATTTTAGTATAAAGTTTAGAATAGCTTCTTTATTTTTAATGGCATCAGAAAGAGATTCATTAAATCTATTCATTGCTAAAGACCTTTTTCAAAAATTAAATCAAGATACAACCGACTGGCAGGTAAATGCTTCACTTGGCGAAATTGAACTTAAACTTAAAAATGATTCTATAGCAACAGAATATTTTAAAAAGGCTGTTCAACTTGCAGAATGGAATTCTCAACTATGGGCAAGATTAGGTGGAGTATTATTTGATAGAAAAAAATATTCTGAACTGGTTGATTATTTAAAAGATGCAGTTGAAAAATTTCCGAATGATTTTCCTATTAACTTATTGTATGCACTTTCACTCTCACAACTAAATGAACATCAAAAAGCTATAACTTATTTTGAACGAGCTATTAGAATAAATCCAGATGATATAACATCATTAATTGCCTATGGCTATACATTGAATCAACTAAAAGAAGAAAATAAGGCACTGGAAATATTGAACAAAGCTTTGTTATTAGATCCCAAAAATATTGATGCAATTGGAATGGCTGCTTTAATTTATGACTCCCAGAAAAATTTTGAGAAATCAGATTCGCTTTATAATCAGGCTTTAATAATTGATTCGACAAATTCTTTGATACTTAATAATTATGCTTATTCACTTGCAGAAAGAGGAATTAGATTAGATGATGCATTAAAGATGTCGCAAAAGGCTGTTCAAAAAGAACCTGAGAATGCTTCTTACCTTGATACTATAGGATGGGTTTATTACCAGCTTGGTGATTATATGACTGCAAAAAAATATATTGAAGAATCCTTAAAACACGATTCAAAAAGTGCTACTGTAACAGATCATCTTGGTGATATTTATTATAAACTTGGTGATAAAGAGAATGCTAAAAAGTACTGGCAAAAAGCTCTCGAGCTCGAACCAACTAATGAAAAAATAAAATTAAAATTAGAGAAAGGTGAACTGTGA
- the rsgA gene encoding ribosome small subunit-dependent GTPase A — translation MKGVVFKIESKNYYVLDENNKEIRCFLRGKFQKEFSIKKDKLLTLDIVAVGDNVEFKLNSDGTGLITDILPRKNKISRKAPRIKGASLRGERLEQIIAANVDNLVIISSWLEPKFNNRLIDRMIVVAESSGVVPLIVINKIDLDKENNRSYWVNLYKEIGYEVFETSVVTKDGLENLKNRLQGNSNLFWGHSGVGKSSLLNQLYPGLNLKVGEISNYTLKGKHTTVTVLMKKVDDNTFVIDSPGIREIDPYGIKKEDLSHYFIEFKEYIYNCKFNTCTHNHEPGCAVVEACNQGKISEERYKSYINLLSTIEEDLFFE, via the coding sequence ATTAAAGGAGTAGTATTCAAAATTGAGAGTAAAAACTATTATGTTCTTGATGAAAACAATAAAGAAATCAGATGTTTTTTAAGAGGTAAATTTCAAAAAGAATTTTCTATTAAAAAAGATAAACTACTTACACTCGATATTGTAGCTGTTGGAGATAATGTTGAATTTAAGCTAAATAGTGATGGAACAGGTTTAATAACAGATATACTTCCAAGAAAAAATAAAATTTCTAGAAAAGCTCCACGAATAAAGGGTGCAAGTCTCAGAGGAGAAAGATTAGAGCAGATTATTGCTGCCAATGTTGATAATCTGGTAATAATTTCAAGCTGGCTTGAACCAAAGTTTAATAATAGATTAATCGATAGAATGATTGTTGTTGCTGAAAGTTCTGGTGTTGTGCCATTAATTGTTATAAATAAAATTGATCTTGATAAAGAAAATAATAGAAGTTACTGGGTTAATCTTTACAAGGAAATTGGTTATGAAGTTTTTGAAACTAGTGTGGTTACAAAAGATGGATTGGAAAATTTAAAAAATAGATTACAGGGGAATTCCAATTTATTCTGGGGACATTCTGGTGTGGGTAAATCAAGTTTACTGAATCAACTCTATCCAGGACTGAATCTTAAAGTTGGTGAAATTAGTAATTATACATTGAAAGGAAAACATACTACAGTTACAGTTCTTATGAAAAAAGTTGATGACAATACATTTGTAATAGATAGTCCTGGTATAAGAGAAATTGATCCATATGGTATTAAGAAAGAGGATTTATCACACTACTTCATCGAATTTAAGGAATATATTTATAACTGTAAGTTTAATACATGTACACATAATCACGAACCGGGATGTGCAGTTGTAGAAGCTTGTAATCAGGGAAAAATTAGCGAGGAGAGATATAAAAGTTATATTAATTTATTAAGTACTATAGAAGAAGATCTATTTTTTGAATAA
- a CDS encoding OmpP1/FadL family transporter translates to MRKTFLVTILILVSYNFCLSQNFNDALRLTEPEIITGARALSMGNAYTALSNDFSATLFNPAGLGLIKKSEFSASFSYDSFSNSTTFFNRKEDFSNNITKLSELSFALPLPTIRGSFVLAFGYNQQKDFNYTMKFNGYNPNNNSLIQDLTNYNDDIAYKLVLSYPVYDRNNKYLYDTTLINGKLNQSGKIVQDGGLHNWSFSAALEIQENVFVGATLNVIGGDFRRDRQYWEDDINDYYSSNLLLDPLEPSSRDFKTFYMNDIIKWDVSGWNLNIGLLTKINKVFNFGFSIKTPRFYTIKETYFVDAYSDFAQTRFYLDPPIENKLEYKINTPYELSLGAAFNENNLNVSFDAKFIDYTQMEFKSGLDIRDIENNNRDIKELFRKVINLHAGFEYIIPFVNVAFRGGFMLLPSPYKDDPSDFDKKFITAGLGLNPGSNLSINLAYAYGWWKDIGDNYGSNLSRTYQDIERSNFILGVRYNF, encoded by the coding sequence ATGAGAAAAACGTTCCTTGTAACAATTTTGATTTTAGTTTCTTACAATTTTTGCTTATCACAAAATTTTAATGATGCATTAAGATTAACAGAACCAGAAATTATTACAGGTGCAAGAGCACTTTCAATGGGAAATGCTTATACAGCATTGAGTAACGATTTTTCTGCTACACTTTTTAATCCAGCTGGTTTAGGATTAATAAAAAAGTCAGAATTTTCTGCTTCATTTTCTTATGATTCATTTTCTAACTCTACAACCTTTTTTAATAGAAAGGAAGACTTTTCAAATAACATAACAAAGCTTAGCGAATTGAGTTTTGCTTTACCATTACCAACAATAAGAGGAAGTTTTGTTTTAGCATTTGGATACAATCAGCAAAAAGATTTTAATTATACAATGAAGTTTAATGGGTACAATCCCAATAATAATTCATTAATCCAGGATTTAACAAATTATAATGATGATATTGCTTATAAATTAGTTTTAAGCTATCCAGTTTATGATAGAAATAATAAATATTTGTATGATACAACGCTTATTAACGGTAAACTTAATCAAAGCGGTAAAATTGTTCAGGACGGAGGTTTGCATAACTGGTCTTTTTCTGCTGCACTCGAAATTCAGGAGAATGTTTTTGTTGGTGCAACATTAAATGTAATTGGAGGAGATTTCAGACGGGATAGACAATACTGGGAAGATGATATTAATGATTATTATAGTTCTAATTTGCTCCTTGATCCTTTAGAGCCTTCTTCGCGAGATTTTAAGACTTTTTATATGAATGATATAATTAAATGGGATGTCAGTGGTTGGAATTTGAATATAGGTTTATTAACAAAAATTAATAAAGTATTTAATTTTGGATTCTCAATTAAAACCCCAAGATTTTATACTATAAAAGAGACTTATTTTGTAGATGCGTATAGCGATTTTGCTCAAACACGATTTTACCTGGATCCACCAATCGAAAATAAACTCGAATATAAAATCAATACACCTTATGAATTATCTTTAGGTGCAGCTTTTAATGAAAATAATTTGAATGTTAGCTTTGATGCAAAATTTATAGATTATACCCAGATGGAATTTAAAAGCGGTCTCGATATTCGAGATATTGAAAACAATAACCGGGATATTAAAGAGCTATTTAGGAAAGTAATTAATTTACATGCTGGTTTTGAATACATTATTCCTTTTGTTAATGTAGCATTCCGTGGTGGATTTATGCTTTTGCCTTCACCTTATAAAGATGATCCTTCTGATTTTGATAAAAAATTTATTACAGCGGGACTTGGTTTAAATCCAGGTTCTAATTTATCTATTAATCTGGCATATGCTTATGGCTGGTGGAAAGATATTGGAGATAATTATGGTTCAAATCTATCACGAACTTATCAGGATATAGAAAGGAGTAATTTTATTCTTGGTGTAAGATATAATTTTTAA
- the cysS gene encoding cysteine--tRNA ligase yields the protein MQIYNTFSKTKEEFIPINPPTVNFYVCGPTVYDYFHIGNARSFIMADIVRRYLEYKGYVVKFVMNITDIDDKIINKSKEYKKPTDEIAKFFTNAFYEDISKLKIKPANVYPRATDSIEDIIEMIKTLVKKGYAYEIDGNVYYDISKFENYGKLSGKNLEELEAGARIEINDAKKNPLDFVLWKKAKEGEPSWDSPWGKGRPGWHIECSTMSCKHLGLSIDIHAGGNDLIFPHHENEIAQSEAANEKKFVKYWMHFGFLNIQNEKMSKSLGNIITARELLSKYSAEAIRLFFSQTHYRGPLNFSEELLTAAEKGVEKIKNLADKIESELKKGSNEGVMPEFDFSFYYKEFEKVMDDDINTPQAVAVIFEFVKSINKIISEHEKINTDFYRRVKKFLQDTAEAVLGIIHFDSLLNGIKEESIEDKLIELLINVRLLLKKEKNYALSDLIRDELNKLGIILQDSKEGTTYKRKKI from the coding sequence ATGCAAATTTATAATACCTTTTCTAAAACTAAAGAAGAATTTATTCCGATTAATCCTCCCACAGTAAACTTTTATGTCTGTGGACCTACAGTTTATGATTATTTTCATATTGGAAATGCTCGTTCTTTTATAATGGCAGATATTGTACGTAGATATCTTGAATACAAAGGATATGTTGTGAAATTTGTAATGAATATTACAGATATTGATGATAAAATAATTAATAAATCTAAAGAATATAAAAAACCAACAGATGAAATTGCTAAGTTCTTTACAAATGCTTTTTATGAAGATATCTCAAAATTGAAAATTAAACCTGCCAATGTGTATCCACGAGCTACTGATTCTATTGAGGATATAATTGAAATGATAAAGACCCTGGTAAAAAAAGGTTATGCTTATGAAATAGATGGAAATGTTTACTATGATATTTCAAAATTTGAAAATTATGGGAAACTAAGTGGTAAAAACTTAGAAGAACTTGAAGCTGGGGCAAGAATTGAAATAAATGATGCAAAGAAAAATCCGCTTGATTTTGTTCTGTGGAAAAAAGCAAAAGAAGGGGAACCCAGCTGGGATAGTCCATGGGGGAAAGGGAGACCTGGCTGGCATATCGAATGCTCAACAATGAGTTGTAAACATCTTGGCTTATCAATTGATATTCATGCTGGAGGAAACGATTTAATATTCCCACATCATGAAAATGAGATTGCACAAAGCGAAGCTGCAAATGAAAAGAAATTTGTTAAATACTGGATGCACTTTGGTTTCCTTAATATTCAAAATGAAAAAATGTCGAAATCATTGGGAAATATTATAACTGCAAGAGAACTTTTATCAAAGTATTCTGCAGAAGCAATAAGATTATTCTTTTCTCAAACTCATTATAGAGGGCCATTAAATTTTAGTGAAGAACTTTTAACTGCTGCAGAAAAAGGGGTAGAAAAAATAAAAAATCTTGCTGATAAAATAGAATCAGAATTAAAGAAGGGTAGTAACGAAGGAGTTATGCCCGAATTTGATTTTTCATTCTACTATAAAGAATTCGAAAAAGTTATGGATGATGATATTAATACTCCACAAGCAGTGGCAGTAATTTTTGAGTTTGTGAAAAGCATAAATAAAATAATATCTGAACATGAAAAGATTAATACTGATTTTTATAGAAGAGTAAAGAAATTTTTGCAGGATACAGCAGAAGCTGTTCTTGGCATAATTCATTTTGATTCTTTATTAAATGGAATAAAAGAAGAATCTATTGAGGATAAATTAATTGAACTTCTTATTAATGTTAGACTTTTATTGAAGAAGGAAAAGAATTATGCACTTTCTGATTTGATAAGAGATGAATTAAATAAACTTGGAATTATACTTCAAGATAGTAAAGAGGGAACAACTTATAAAAGAAAAAAAATATAG